Proteins encoded by one window of Pyxidicoccus trucidator:
- a CDS encoding ATP-grasp domain-containing protein, protein MHWVVQDNLFNERGFHTLMQVLERGGIPHTLVKVIPFDGGVEPAVDVSGPVIVMGSLTLTRYAKRRGWVPGAFINDNFDFRAWREHLGEHLLNAGARVSRFADVAPVDGPFFIRPCLDDKSFSGMVTTWEDFVAWRDSVLGLGGDTSVSADTWVAVSAPKHLQREYRMVVVDGRVITGTRYKLGDRVVASAEVEPEVYAFTQAMADRWSPDRAYALDVFMHDDGLYVGEINNLNSAGFYAYDVAKMVEAIEAMPW, encoded by the coding sequence ATGCACTGGGTCGTCCAGGACAATCTGTTCAACGAGCGCGGCTTCCACACCCTGATGCAGGTGCTGGAGCGCGGTGGCATCCCACACACCCTGGTGAAGGTCATTCCGTTCGACGGGGGCGTGGAGCCGGCGGTCGACGTGTCCGGTCCCGTCATCGTGATGGGCTCCCTCACGCTGACCCGGTATGCGAAGCGACGAGGCTGGGTGCCGGGCGCCTTCATCAACGACAACTTCGACTTCCGCGCCTGGCGCGAGCACCTGGGCGAGCACCTGCTGAACGCGGGGGCCCGCGTCAGCCGCTTCGCCGACGTCGCGCCGGTGGACGGGCCCTTCTTCATCCGCCCCTGCCTGGACGACAAGTCCTTCTCGGGAATGGTCACCACCTGGGAGGACTTCGTCGCCTGGCGTGACAGCGTCCTGGGGCTCGGTGGGGACACCTCCGTCAGTGCCGACACCTGGGTGGCGGTCAGCGCGCCGAAGCACCTCCAGCGCGAGTACCGCATGGTCGTCGTGGACGGCCGTGTCATCACCGGCACGCGCTACAAGCTCGGAGACCGCGTCGTGGCCTCGGCCGAGGTGGAGCCGGAGGTGTACGCCTTCACCCAGGCCATGGCCGACCGCTGGTCTCCGGACCGGGCCTACGCGCTCGACGTCTTCATGCACGACGACGGCCTGTACGTCGGGGAGATCAACAACCTCAACTCGGCGGGCTTCTACGCCTACGACGTCGCGAAGATGGTGGAGGCCATTGAGGCCATGCCCTGGTGA
- a CDS encoding tetratricopeptide repeat protein, giving the protein MGTDVYRDGMARLAAGDVGEGRRLLEEALLISPGDVEVMHGLARALDLAGERGRAVELLEHANARAPAEPEPACDLAMLLLERGEDARAAQVLEPVLAARPDHPRSNLHLAMALAKTDPERARGHAAKALRGGDAEVQEQAAALDRALASVAPR; this is encoded by the coding sequence GTGGGAACAGACGTTTATCGCGATGGGATGGCGCGGTTGGCCGCGGGAGACGTGGGAGAGGGGCGCCGGCTTCTGGAGGAAGCGCTCCTGATTTCCCCTGGCGACGTGGAGGTGATGCACGGGCTGGCCCGCGCGTTGGACCTCGCGGGGGAGCGAGGCCGGGCGGTGGAGCTGCTGGAGCATGCCAATGCCCGCGCCCCGGCCGAGCCGGAGCCGGCGTGCGACCTGGCGATGCTCCTGCTGGAGCGGGGCGAGGACGCGCGGGCCGCGCAGGTGCTGGAGCCCGTGCTGGCGGCCCGGCCGGACCACCCGCGTTCGAATCTGCACCTGGCCATGGCCCTGGCGAAGACGGACCCGGAGCGCGCGCGCGGCCATGCGGCGAAGGCGCTCCGGGGCGGCGACGCCGAGGTCCAGGAACAGGCGGCCGCGCTGGACCGCGCGCTGGCCTCCGTCGCGCCGCGCTGA
- a CDS encoding TolC family protein, protein MKTPQTAWFKKRPHRVTALALGFLGLVTVPGVGLAQEPAQPPAQQPPQAAQAQPAAPAQPEARRPVVSVTLEEAIARALKTSPQVAQAAGTVTTSEAAERSAFGAYLPSLSANASSSLASSNRLDPETGAVVSGSNDTYSAGLSAGWDVFTGGQRGANRRQAQAQSNSAEAQLTAQQSSAVLDVQRSFYEVLRAEGLEEVAKSRIERAKQNAEAAERRLAVGSATRSDVLRSKLDLTTAREALLTAETQCRSASLGLGRLIGEDGPVEAKPLDNLEPKPVPLTEEALVNEIEARAPSVLAAAANLRASEAGVGSAKSEYLPTVRLSAGYDWFNQDLGFAGGRTSWSVRLGLSYPIFDGFLREERVVRARTQASVSQTQLADTRRAVRSGVGQSLSQIRLSSERINFAKESVEVAKEDLKVQQERYRLGATTILELLTSQESLVQAETDLVAARFDYQIARAELEALAGRPL, encoded by the coding sequence ATGAAGACGCCCCAGACAGCGTGGTTCAAGAAGCGACCCCATCGGGTGACGGCCCTGGCCCTGGGCTTCCTCGGGCTCGTGACGGTGCCCGGCGTGGGTCTGGCGCAGGAGCCGGCGCAACCCCCGGCCCAGCAGCCCCCACAGGCGGCCCAGGCCCAGCCAGCGGCCCCGGCCCAGCCCGAGGCCCGGCGCCCGGTGGTGAGCGTCACCTTGGAGGAGGCCATCGCGCGGGCCCTGAAGACGAGCCCCCAGGTGGCCCAGGCCGCCGGCACGGTGACGACCTCCGAGGCGGCGGAGCGCAGCGCCTTCGGCGCCTACCTGCCCAGCCTGTCGGCGAACGCGAGCAGCTCGCTGGCGAGCAGCAACCGGCTGGACCCGGAGACGGGCGCGGTGGTGTCGGGCTCCAATGACACGTACAGCGCGGGCCTGTCGGCCGGCTGGGACGTCTTCACGGGTGGCCAGCGCGGCGCCAACCGTCGCCAGGCGCAAGCGCAGTCGAACTCCGCGGAGGCCCAGCTCACCGCGCAGCAGTCCAGCGCGGTGCTCGACGTGCAGCGCTCCTTCTACGAGGTGCTGCGCGCGGAGGGACTGGAAGAGGTGGCGAAGTCCCGCATCGAGCGGGCGAAGCAGAACGCGGAGGCGGCGGAGCGCCGGCTGGCGGTGGGCTCGGCGACGCGCTCGGACGTGCTGCGCTCGAAGCTGGATTTGACCACGGCGCGCGAGGCCCTGCTCACCGCGGAGACGCAGTGCAGGTCGGCGTCGCTGGGGCTGGGGCGGCTCATCGGCGAGGACGGCCCGGTGGAGGCGAAGCCGCTCGACAACCTGGAGCCGAAGCCGGTGCCGCTGACGGAGGAGGCCCTGGTGAACGAGATTGAGGCGCGGGCGCCCTCGGTGCTCGCGGCGGCGGCGAACCTGCGCGCCTCGGAGGCTGGCGTGGGCTCGGCGAAGTCGGAGTACCTGCCCACGGTGCGACTGTCCGCGGGCTATGACTGGTTCAACCAGGACCTGGGCTTCGCGGGCGGCCGGACGAGCTGGTCCGTGCGGCTGGGACTCTCCTACCCCATCTTCGACGGCTTCCTCCGCGAGGAGCGCGTGGTGCGCGCGAGGACGCAGGCGTCGGTGTCCCAGACGCAGCTGGCGGACACGCGGCGCGCGGTGCGCTCGGGTGTCGGGCAGTCGCTGAGCCAGATCCGGCTCTCGTCGGAGCGCATCAACTTCGCGAAGGAGTCCGTGGAGGTGGCGAAGGAGGACCTGAAGGTCCAGCAGGAGCGCTACCGCCTGGGGGCCACCACCATCCTGGAGCTGCTCACGTCGCAGGAGAGCCTGGTCCAGGCGGAGACCGACCTCGTGGCCGCCCGGTTCGACTACCAGATTGCCCGCGCCGAGCTGGAAGCGCTGGCCGGGAGGCCGCTGTGA
- a CDS encoding sigma-54-dependent transcriptional regulator, whose product MARILVADDEEGVRSFLAEALEYEGHTVATAADGEEAARLLAKQGVDLLLTDLKMPRMDGLSLLRKVREEQPDVEVIVLTAVGSVESAVAAMKAGAFEYLTKPVSSPAELRLTVARALERRSLLNWKAEARHTAGEVVLSWGAPAMGPVVEALRKVAPTQATVLLMGESGTGKEVAARALHQQSERAEGPFVAVNCAALTETLLESELFGHEKGAFTGAVAQRRGRIELAQGGTFFLDEVGELKAELQAKLLRVLQERRFERVGGTRTLDADVRWVAATNRDLKAMMARGEFREDLYHRLAVFPIRLPSLRERREDLKPLAELLLRRIGEELGRPGLRLSPEASERLAAFPWPGNVRELRNALERAAILADGPVVEPRHLWLEEPGEAPGAAPVRAPVDGVRVPDTTLEELERMAIEQAIANEGGNRKRAAQRLGIGLRTLYDKLRRYGMQ is encoded by the coding sequence ATGGCGCGAATCCTGGTGGCGGATGACGAAGAGGGCGTGCGCTCGTTCCTCGCCGAGGCGCTGGAGTACGAGGGCCACACGGTGGCGACGGCCGCCGACGGGGAAGAGGCGGCGCGGCTGCTGGCGAAGCAGGGCGTGGACCTGCTGCTGACCGACTTGAAGATGCCGCGCATGGACGGGCTGTCGCTCCTGCGCAAGGTGCGCGAGGAGCAGCCGGACGTGGAGGTCATCGTCCTCACCGCTGTCGGCTCCGTGGAGAGCGCGGTGGCGGCGATGAAGGCGGGCGCCTTCGAGTACCTCACGAAGCCGGTCAGCAGCCCGGCCGAGCTGCGGCTGACGGTGGCGCGGGCGCTGGAGCGGCGCTCGCTGCTCAACTGGAAGGCGGAGGCCCGGCACACCGCGGGCGAGGTGGTGCTGAGCTGGGGCGCGCCGGCCATGGGCCCGGTGGTGGAGGCCCTGCGCAAGGTGGCCCCCACGCAGGCCACGGTGCTGCTGATGGGCGAGAGCGGCACCGGCAAGGAGGTGGCCGCGCGTGCCCTGCACCAGCAGAGCGAGCGCGCGGAAGGGCCCTTCGTGGCCGTCAACTGCGCGGCCCTCACGGAGACGCTGCTGGAGAGCGAGCTGTTCGGCCACGAGAAGGGGGCCTTCACCGGCGCGGTGGCGCAGCGGCGCGGGCGCATCGAGCTGGCCCAGGGCGGCACCTTCTTCCTCGACGAGGTGGGCGAGCTGAAGGCGGAGCTGCAGGCCAAGCTGCTGCGCGTGCTCCAGGAGCGCCGCTTCGAGCGCGTGGGTGGCACGCGGACGCTGGATGCCGACGTGCGCTGGGTGGCGGCCACCAACCGCGACCTCAAGGCGATGATGGCGCGCGGCGAGTTCCGCGAGGACCTCTACCACCGGCTGGCGGTGTTCCCCATCCGCCTGCCGTCCCTGCGCGAGCGGCGCGAGGACCTCAAGCCCCTGGCGGAGCTGCTGCTGCGGCGCATCGGCGAGGAGCTGGGGCGCCCGGGGCTGCGGCTGTCGCCCGAGGCCTCCGAGCGGCTCGCGGCCTTCCCGTGGCCGGGCAACGTGCGCGAGCTGCGAAACGCGCTGGAGCGGGCGGCCATCCTCGCGGACGGCCCGGTGGTGGAGCCGCGCCACCTGTGGCTGGAGGAGCCCGGCGAGGCACCTGGAGCGGCCCCGGTAAGGGCACCCGTGGATGGAGTGAGGGTGCCGGACACGACGCTCGAGGAGCTGGAGCGGATGGCCATTGAACAGGCCATCGCCAACGAGGGGGGCAACCGCAAGCGCGCCGCCCAGCGACTGGGCATCGGCCTGCGGACGCTCTACGACAAGCTGCGGCGCTACGGCATGCAGTGA
- a CDS encoding M4 family metallopeptidase — protein MSNRFLRTFCAAWVGAGLVACGSVQPESEQAQVSGEAKDADIQAALTRFPGAEVLGRDGEVPYFIRGDLGRLSTVSSQLAREDRGEAARASLGDIAAAFRLRNDELVFRRASVDAEGHKHLRFRQLLRGIPVVGSELVIHADKQGFIYAANGTARGLKAVSTEAKVAPEAALKAAELGSGAAKATASGPATLVFVYPDGSDEPRLAWQVRVLGERETMAADDLVYVDAQRGGVVALHPQLHSALNRRVHSANNGTSTPGTLRRSEGQAATGDAHIDMNYDQLGVTYNCYNTLFGRDSYDNAGAALISTVHYSTNYVNAYWDGTQMVYGDGNGVDSIELGKDLDVTVHELTHAVTDTESDLIYSGESGGLNESMSDIFAGVCESWTRGWATDADVFKVGEDIWTPGIAGDALRYMDDPANDDVSLDFYGDYSSGVDVHYSSGISNLVFSLLSKGGTHPRGKTSINVTAIGPEKAGRIFYKANTDLFTASTTFEQAKTYTIQAAQALGYDAATVQAVTDAWLAVGVPPPPPVTTPLSNGVAVTGLSGSSGNKKYYTLEVPAGQTSLKFETTGSSGDADLYVRFGSAPSASTYDCRPYTGTSTEACTFNNPAAGTWYVMVNAYSAYSGLSLKGTYGGGGGGGTPTTETATGTVTRNENDRFGPYNVVPGTTFSVVMTGTRNPNLYVRFGSQPTTNAYDCRPNTSGASETCTLTVPAGQTAAHVMVRGGGANTATYNLTINYTRP, from the coding sequence TTGAGCAATCGATTCCTGAGGACGTTCTGCGCGGCGTGGGTTGGCGCCGGTCTTGTTGCCTGCGGCTCGGTACAGCCGGAGTCGGAGCAGGCGCAGGTCTCGGGTGAGGCGAAGGACGCCGACATCCAGGCCGCGCTGACCCGCTTCCCCGGGGCCGAGGTGCTGGGCCGCGATGGCGAGGTGCCCTACTTCATCCGTGGCGACCTGGGCCGACTGTCCACCGTGTCCTCGCAGCTGGCCCGCGAGGACCGGGGCGAGGCGGCGCGCGCGTCGCTGGGTGACATCGCCGCGGCCTTCCGCCTGCGCAACGACGAGCTGGTCTTCCGGCGCGCCTCCGTGGACGCCGAGGGCCACAAGCACCTGCGCTTCCGCCAGCTCCTGCGGGGCATCCCCGTGGTGGGCTCGGAGCTCGTCATCCACGCGGACAAGCAGGGCTTCATCTACGCGGCCAACGGCACCGCCCGCGGCCTCAAGGCGGTCTCCACCGAGGCGAAGGTGGCCCCCGAGGCAGCGCTGAAGGCGGCCGAGCTGGGCTCCGGCGCGGCCAAGGCCACCGCCAGCGGCCCCGCCACCCTGGTCTTCGTGTACCCCGACGGCTCCGACGAGCCGCGGCTGGCCTGGCAGGTGCGCGTCCTCGGTGAGCGGGAGACGATGGCCGCCGACGACCTCGTCTACGTGGATGCTCAGCGCGGCGGCGTCGTGGCCCTCCACCCGCAGCTCCACTCGGCCCTCAACCGCCGCGTGCACAGCGCGAACAACGGCACGTCCACGCCGGGCACCCTGCGCCGCAGCGAGGGCCAGGCCGCCACGGGTGATGCCCACATCGACATGAACTACGACCAGCTGGGCGTGACGTACAACTGCTACAACACGCTCTTCGGCCGCGACTCGTACGACAACGCCGGCGCGGCGCTCATCAGCACCGTGCACTACAGCACCAACTACGTGAACGCCTACTGGGACGGCACGCAGATGGTGTACGGCGACGGCAACGGCGTGGACTCCATCGAGCTGGGCAAGGACCTGGACGTCACGGTCCACGAGCTGACCCACGCGGTGACGGACACCGAGTCGGACCTCATCTACTCGGGTGAGTCCGGCGGCCTCAACGAGTCCATGTCCGACATCTTCGCCGGCGTGTGCGAGAGCTGGACGCGCGGCTGGGCCACGGACGCGGACGTCTTCAAGGTGGGCGAGGACATCTGGACGCCGGGAATCGCTGGCGACGCCCTCCGCTACATGGACGACCCGGCCAACGACGACGTCTCGCTGGACTTCTACGGCGACTACTCGTCGGGCGTGGACGTGCACTACAGCTCGGGCATCAGCAACCTGGTGTTCTCGCTGCTCTCCAAGGGCGGCACCCACCCGCGCGGGAAGACGAGCATCAACGTGACGGCCATCGGCCCGGAGAAGGCCGGCCGCATCTTCTACAAGGCCAACACGGACCTCTTCACGGCGAGCACCACCTTCGAGCAGGCCAAGACTTACACCATCCAGGCCGCGCAGGCGCTGGGCTACGACGCGGCCACGGTGCAGGCGGTGACGGACGCGTGGCTCGCCGTGGGCGTGCCTCCTCCGCCTCCGGTGACGACGCCGCTGTCCAACGGCGTGGCGGTGACGGGCCTGTCCGGCAGCTCGGGCAACAAGAAGTACTACACGCTCGAGGTGCCCGCGGGGCAGACCAGCCTGAAGTTCGAGACCACCGGCAGCTCGGGTGACGCGGACCTGTACGTGCGCTTCGGCAGCGCGCCCAGCGCCAGCACCTACGACTGCCGTCCGTACACGGGGACCAGCACGGAGGCGTGCACCTTCAACAACCCGGCGGCCGGCACCTGGTACGTCATGGTGAACGCCTACAGCGCGTACTCGGGCCTGTCGCTCAAGGGCACGTACGGCGGCGGTGGCGGTGGTGGCACTCCGACGACGGAGACGGCCACGGGCACGGTGACGCGGAATGAGAACGACCGCTTCGGCCCGTACAACGTCGTGCCGGGCACCACCTTCAGCGTGGTGATGACGGGCACGCGCAACCCGAACCTGTACGTCCGCTTCGGCTCGCAGCCCACCACCAACGCCTACGACTGCCGGCCGAACACGTCCGGCGCCTCGGAGACGTGCACCCTGACGGTTCCCGCGGGCCAGACGGCCGCGCACGTCATGGTGCGCGGCGGCGGCGCGAACACGGCGACGTACAACCTGACCATCAACTACACGCGGCCGTAG
- a CDS encoding two-component system sensor histidine kinase NtrB encodes MSATPWWRPRGPRMPWVAAVLMCVVLLSASLFIRRSALASSSLVTRGMANVLMLAGFEAFRDMPGPPSQQALDAFLAAHREGGLRFVAVAEDSRVLASAGEGSVGDLLLQDGPPLLTEGSRSRLIHRLRRPRPVTAAGEPAPPAPPPETQEPRRVLRMVYEFEPLTAQELESRSQRLLAVALISCGGILALAFAFSRSLAQRELMAEELERGRRLAALGTMSAVLAHELRNPLASLKGHAQLLAERVERDEVLRPKADRVVGEAVRLEQLLNDLLGFVRSGELRRADADPNDVLRAAVEATGEASVEARYLPSRTQWPLDAGRLQQALENVLRNAVQASPEGQRVEARVEQEGQALVFTVKDHGPGIPAGEEERIFEPFVTGRVRGVGLGLAITRRIVELHGGTVSARSHASGGAEFRLTVPSRGS; translated from the coding sequence ATGAGCGCCACGCCGTGGTGGCGTCCGCGCGGTCCCCGGATGCCGTGGGTGGCGGCGGTGCTGATGTGCGTGGTGCTGCTGTCCGCCTCGTTGTTCATCCGCCGCTCGGCCCTGGCGTCCTCGTCCCTGGTGACGCGCGGCATGGCCAACGTGCTGATGCTCGCCGGGTTCGAGGCCTTCCGGGACATGCCCGGCCCCCCGAGTCAGCAGGCACTCGATGCCTTCCTGGCCGCCCACCGGGAGGGAGGGCTCCGCTTCGTGGCGGTCGCCGAGGACTCGCGGGTGCTGGCCTCGGCGGGAGAGGGCTCCGTCGGAGACCTCCTCCTCCAGGACGGGCCGCCGCTGCTGACGGAGGGCAGTCGCTCCCGGCTCATCCATCGGCTGCGCCGGCCGCGTCCTGTGACAGCGGCCGGGGAGCCCGCGCCACCCGCGCCGCCCCCCGAGACGCAGGAGCCGCGCCGCGTGCTGCGCATGGTCTATGAGTTCGAGCCGCTCACCGCGCAGGAGCTGGAGTCGCGCTCGCAGCGGCTGCTGGCCGTGGCGCTGATTTCGTGCGGGGGCATCCTCGCGCTCGCCTTCGCCTTCTCGCGCTCGCTGGCCCAGCGAGAGCTGATGGCGGAGGAGCTGGAGCGCGGGCGCAGACTGGCGGCCCTGGGCACCATGTCCGCGGTGCTGGCGCACGAGCTGCGCAACCCGCTGGCCTCGCTCAAGGGACACGCGCAGCTGCTCGCCGAGCGGGTGGAGCGGGACGAGGTGCTGCGCCCCAAGGCGGACCGAGTGGTGGGCGAGGCCGTCCGGCTGGAGCAGCTCTTGAACGACCTGCTGGGCTTCGTGCGCAGCGGCGAATTGCGGCGCGCGGACGCGGACCCCAACGACGTGCTCCGCGCGGCGGTGGAGGCCACCGGCGAGGCGAGCGTGGAGGCCCGCTACCTGCCCTCGCGCACGCAGTGGCCGCTCGACGCGGGCCGCTTGCAGCAGGCGCTGGAGAACGTGCTGCGCAACGCCGTGCAGGCGAGCCCCGAGGGCCAGCGGGTGGAGGCGCGCGTGGAGCAGGAGGGCCAGGCGCTGGTCTTCACCGTGAAGGACCACGGGCCGGGAATCCCGGCGGGCGAGGAGGAGCGCATCTTCGAGCCCTTCGTCACGGGGCGCGTGCGCGGTGTCGGCCTGGGCCTGGCCATCACCCGCCGCATCGTCGAGCTGCACGGCGGCACGGTGAGCGCCCGCAGTCACGCAAGCGGGGGCGCGGAGTTCCGCCTCACCGTTCCATCCAGGGGGAGCTGA
- a CDS encoding ABC transporter ATP-binding protein — protein MGAEVVRALRGVDLTIRRNEYVAVMGPSGSGKSTFMNLIGCLDVPSGGQYWLNGQPVAGMSEDALARIRNRELGFVFQSFNLLPRASALDNVALPLIYARIAKKERRERAAAMLEKVGLGERKDHRPNELSGGQRQRVAIARALVTQPALLLADEPTGALDSRTGEEIMALFGELHAQGQTLMLVTHESDIAAHAQRVLFLKDGVIERDERKRD, from the coding sequence ATGGGGGCGGAGGTGGTGCGCGCGCTGCGCGGCGTGGACCTCACCATCCGCCGCAACGAGTACGTGGCCGTCATGGGCCCGTCCGGCTCCGGCAAGTCCACCTTCATGAACCTCATCGGCTGCCTGGACGTGCCGAGCGGCGGGCAGTACTGGCTCAACGGGCAGCCGGTGGCGGGCATGTCCGAGGACGCGCTGGCCCGCATCCGCAACCGGGAGCTGGGCTTCGTCTTCCAGAGCTTCAACCTGCTGCCCCGCGCGTCGGCGCTGGACAACGTGGCGCTGCCACTCATCTACGCGCGCATCGCCAAGAAGGAACGGCGCGAGCGCGCGGCGGCGATGCTGGAGAAGGTGGGCCTGGGCGAGCGCAAGGACCACCGGCCGAACGAGCTGTCCGGCGGTCAGCGCCAGCGCGTGGCCATTGCCCGCGCGCTGGTAACGCAGCCGGCGCTGCTGCTGGCGGACGAGCCCACGGGCGCGCTCGACAGCCGCACCGGAGAAGAAATCATGGCCCTGTTCGGCGAGCTGCATGCCCAGGGCCAGACGTTGATGCTCGTCACGCATGAGTCGGACATCGCGGCGCATGCGCAGCGGGTGCTGTTCCTGAAGGACGGCGTCATCGAGCGGGACGAGCGGAAGCGGGACTGA
- a CDS encoding efflux RND transporter periplasmic adaptor subunit, which produces MSKTKKWVITGAAALLLGAGGYVVTRSEAPEAQAQSTSVATVERRDMEVVAESSGLVEPLRVVEVKSKASGEVLRVHFDTGDKVEKDALLAEIDPRDVQNALAQAQADLESARVRLNTTEAQRLRLEELRKSGYVTQQEFESAVDASATARATKVRAETNLQLARERSRDVTIRAPIAGTLLERQIQPGLIIASATTNVSGGTTLFKMADLSVMQVRAKVDETDVGQIKPGQKARVTMEAYPGRTFLGDVVKVEPQALVEQNVTLFPVLVRLDNPEGLLRPGMNAEVSIEISRRRDAVTVPNAAVASMRDARSAAAAVGLSEEAVRAVMRPAGGGAGQGGAGAGGADGADATASARGPNAGGNPSAGGSGSSGGTTTNAVGPGQGAGGSVAGVSGTVAGANVAAAGTGQSGGGRGGRGAREGRQPTGDTRQGIVFVQGAKGTEPRRVVLGMSDWESSEVVSGLEPGEQVLLISVAQLKAQQQRSTERMRQMSGGMIPGAGGGGGRGAR; this is translated from the coding sequence GTGAGCAAGACGAAGAAGTGGGTCATTACGGGCGCCGCGGCGCTCCTGCTCGGTGCGGGAGGCTACGTCGTCACACGCAGCGAGGCGCCGGAGGCACAGGCACAGTCCACCTCCGTCGCAACGGTGGAGCGCCGGGACATGGAAGTGGTGGCTGAGTCCTCCGGCCTGGTGGAGCCGCTGCGCGTCGTGGAGGTGAAGTCCAAGGCCTCCGGCGAGGTGCTGCGCGTCCACTTCGACACCGGGGACAAGGTGGAGAAGGACGCGCTGCTGGCGGAGATCGACCCGCGTGACGTGCAGAACGCGCTGGCGCAGGCCCAGGCGGACCTGGAGTCCGCGCGGGTGCGCCTGAACACCACGGAGGCCCAGCGGCTGCGCCTGGAGGAGCTGCGCAAGTCCGGCTACGTCACCCAGCAGGAGTTCGAGTCCGCGGTGGATGCCTCCGCCACGGCGCGGGCGACGAAGGTGCGGGCGGAGACGAACCTGCAGCTCGCCCGCGAGCGCAGCCGGGACGTCACCATCCGCGCGCCCATCGCCGGCACGCTGCTGGAGCGGCAGATTCAGCCGGGCCTCATCATCGCCTCGGCCACGACCAACGTGTCGGGCGGGACGACGCTGTTCAAGATGGCGGACCTGTCGGTGATGCAGGTGCGCGCCAAGGTGGACGAGACGGACGTGGGGCAGATCAAGCCCGGCCAGAAGGCGCGCGTGACGATGGAGGCCTACCCGGGCCGCACCTTCCTGGGCGACGTGGTGAAGGTGGAGCCGCAGGCCCTGGTCGAGCAGAACGTCACCCTCTTCCCGGTGCTCGTGCGGCTGGACAACCCGGAGGGGCTGCTGCGGCCGGGGATGAACGCGGAGGTGTCCATTGAAATCTCCCGTCGGCGCGATGCGGTCACCGTGCCGAACGCGGCGGTGGCGAGCATGCGCGACGCCCGCTCCGCGGCGGCCGCGGTGGGCCTGTCCGAGGAAGCCGTGCGCGCGGTGATGCGGCCGGCGGGCGGCGGCGCGGGCCAGGGCGGCGCGGGAGCTGGCGGTGCGGACGGCGCGGATGCGACCGCGAGCGCCCGGGGACCGAACGCTGGCGGCAACCCGAGCGCGGGTGGCTCGGGCTCCTCCGGTGGCACGACGACGAACGCGGTCGGCCCCGGCCAGGGCGCGGGTGGCAGCGTGGCGGGCGTCAGCGGCACCGTCGCGGGAGCGAACGTGGCCGCTGCGGGCACGGGCCAGAGTGGCGGAGGCCGGGGCGGCCGGGGCGCGCGCGAGGGCCGTCAGCCCACGGGCGACACGCGGCAGGGCATCGTCTTCGTGCAGGGCGCCAAGGGGACGGAGCCGCGGCGCGTGGTGCTCGGGATGAGTGACTGGGAGAGCTCCGAGGTGGTGAGCGGGCTGGAGCCCGGGGAGCAGGTGCTGCTCATCTCCGTCGCGCAGCTCAAGGCGCAGCAGCAGCGCAGCACGGAGCGGATGCGCCAGATGTCCGGAGGCATGATTCCCGGCGCTGGCGGTGGTGGTGGCCGAGGGGCGCGGTAG
- a CDS encoding iron-containing alcohol dehydrogenase family protein, producing the protein MAPSTRPLFLPELVRIKPGALDRLGVYLARAGHRRVGLLVSAGLQPVLGQRLESSLAREGITLVGRVEVDEASFERASALFTALPSGCQAIVGFGGGRALDVAKYVAFLAGLPYLAVPTSLSNDGFCSPQSSLTQAGHRRSLRAVMPSGVVVDTEVCLHAPDPLWWSGIGDLVAKVTAIADWKRAFHARGTPVNDFAALLSDATVFQFMARPVKDVEGIRLLATSLMLNGIAMEVSGSSRPASGSEHLLSHALDSVSARPRLHGLQVGVATYVVSRLQGQGTERVASVLDATGFWRGITADPFSRREWLEAVRLAPSLKDDFYTVLSSRDCAPEVEDLLRTDPRLTGCFID; encoded by the coding sequence ATGGCTCCAAGCACGCGTCCCCTCTTCCTCCCCGAGCTCGTGCGCATCAAGCCGGGTGCGCTCGACCGCCTCGGCGTCTACCTGGCACGGGCCGGGCACCGCCGCGTCGGCTTGCTGGTGAGCGCTGGCTTGCAGCCCGTGCTGGGCCAGCGCCTGGAGTCCAGCCTCGCGCGCGAGGGCATCACCCTCGTGGGGCGGGTGGAAGTGGACGAGGCGAGCTTCGAGCGCGCGTCCGCGCTGTTCACCGCCCTGCCCTCGGGCTGTCAGGCCATTGTCGGGTTCGGCGGCGGGCGGGCGCTGGACGTGGCCAAGTACGTGGCCTTCCTCGCGGGCCTCCCCTACCTCGCCGTCCCCACATCCCTGTCGAATGACGGCTTCTGCAGCCCCCAGTCGAGCCTCACTCAAGCGGGGCATCGCCGCTCGCTGCGGGCGGTGATGCCGTCGGGCGTGGTCGTCGACACGGAGGTCTGCCTCCACGCGCCGGACCCGCTCTGGTGGTCTGGCATTGGCGACCTCGTCGCGAAGGTGACGGCCATCGCCGACTGGAAGCGGGCGTTCCATGCGCGAGGGACGCCGGTGAATGACTTCGCGGCGCTGCTCTCGGACGCCACCGTGTTCCAGTTCATGGCGAGGCCGGTGAAGGACGTGGAGGGCATCCGCCTCCTGGCGACGTCGCTGATGCTGAATGGGATTGCGATGGAGGTGAGCGGCTCGTCACGCCCGGCGAGCGGCAGCGAGCACCTGTTGTCCCACGCGCTGGACTCGGTGTCCGCGCGCCCCCGCCTCCACGGCTTGCAGGTCGGGGTGGCCACGTATGTCGTCAGCCGCCTGCAAGGCCAGGGCACGGAGCGCGTGGCCTCCGTGCTGGACGCCACCGGCTTCTGGCGGGGCATCACCGCGGACCCGTTCTCCCGCCGCGAGTGGCTGGAAGCCGTCCGCCTCGCCCCGTCGTTGAAGGACGACTTCTACACGGTGCTCTCGTCGAGGGACTGCGCGCCGGAGGTTGAAGACCTCCTGCGCACGGACCCGCGGCTGACCGGGTGCTTCATCGACTGA